A genome region from Amblyraja radiata isolate CabotCenter1 chromosome 32, sAmbRad1.1.pri, whole genome shotgun sequence includes the following:
- the LOC116990856 gene encoding protein FAM110C-like — protein MKTYLASGSPQQSGQLGLLPDIVRRSSSKRQLRPDSLVMYRQKCEFMRGAAATSSARSFKGTGSLVRWLLPGSSSRGDKQQGLATGASISEGGELAEGTEAAAPQGAQVTTPAAPQGSQVTT, from the coding sequence ATGAAGACTTACCTGGCCTCTGGCAGCCCCCAGCAGAGCGGGCAGCTGGGGCTCCTGCCTGACATTGTGCGTCGCTCCAGCTCCAAGAGGCAGCTCAGGCCTGACTCGCTGGTCATGTACCGGCAGAAGTGTGAGTTTATGCGAGGAGCGGCGGCCACCAGCAGCGCCCGCAGTTTCAAGGGCACTGGCAGCCTGGTCCGTTGGCTGCTGCCCGGCTCTAGCAGCCGGGGCGACAAGCAGCAGGGGCTGGCAACAGGAGCATCAATATCGGAAGGGGGAGAATTAGCAGAGGGGACAGAGGCTGCAGCaccccagggtgcacaagtaaccacaccagcagcacccCAGGGTTCACAAGTAACCACATGA